The genomic interval TCCAACCGGTTGTGCTGACAACTCAATGAGTCGTTGATACCTGAATCAATTCATATCTGAATAAAATAAACGGCGCAGAAATCTCCAGGGCGCCAACGTAACAACTGTCGGAACATCCTCATGCTACGAATACTCGGATCGAGACGCGCGCTGTGCGGTGGACTCACCCGTAGAGATTCGCTGCACGTTGGAGGATTGGCGTCGCTGGGCCTGGGGTTGAGTGATTTGCTGAGGGCTCAGGATACGTCGGTTTCGTCCGGTCTCTCGTCCGGTTTTGGCAGGGCCAAATCATGCATTCTGCTTTTGCCGTACGGGTCACCACCGCAGCATGAGACCTTTGATCCCAAACCCAACGCTCCCGCTGAAACTCGCGGTGAGTTCAATCCTGTATCAACGAGTGTCCCCGGACTGCAGATTTGCGAAGGGTTGCCAAAGATCTCAAAGGTGATGGACAGAGTGTCCTTGATTCGGTCGATGACACACCCCTATCCACTGCACTGCACGGCCTATGTGACGAGTGGAATTCCTGACTATTCTCCGGCTTTGGAGACCCGACCGCGTGATCCACAACTTTGGCCTTACATCGGATCTGTCATCGATTATGTGGACGAGCGAACGGCAGACAAGGTACCTGACGTTCCCAGGAATGTCGCAATTCCCTGGAAAATGAATTCGCGCGGCGGTGAAGCGGCATCCGTGCAGGCAGGTCCTTATGCAACATTTCTGGGTTCCGCCTATGACCCGGTGCTGACAAATTTTGCGGCTGAGGGTAATCGTGAAATTGTCAAGCAGCGACCGTACGGTGTGGAACACAGGGTCAGAGATCCGTATGCAGGAATTGATCCGGCAGCCGGTTTTGAAATTGCCGGAGTCGGAGGAAGCAACAACGTAACGCTGGATCGGCTCAACCGGCGACGCAGTCTCCTGAACCAGTTGTCTGACGTCAGAAAAGATATGGAAGACCAGCGGTCCGTGGTCAATCTCAACCGCTATCGACAGATGGCGTGGTCGCTGTTGT from Fuerstiella sp. carries:
- a CDS encoding DUF1501 domain-containing protein, translating into MLRILGSRRALCGGLTRRDSLHVGGLASLGLGLSDLLRAQDTSVSSGLSSGFGRAKSCILLLPYGSPPQHETFDPKPNAPAETRGEFNPVSTSVPGLQICEGLPKISKVMDRVSLIRSMTHPYPLHCTAYVTSGIPDYSPALETRPRDPQLWPYIGSVIDYVDERTADKVPDVPRNVAIPWKMNSRGGEAASVQAGPYATFLGSAYDPVLTNFAAEGNREIVKQRPYGVEHRVRDPYAGIDPAAGFEIAGVGGSNNVTLDRLNRRRSLLNQLSDVRKDMEDQRSVVNLNRYRQMAWSLLSSPRIRDALDVQAESRSVRDSYGMTLFGQSCLLARRLVDAGSRFVTVFWDEYAYLNTDWDTHWNQTPRLKGWLWPGFDAAFSGLILDLEQRGTLDETLVIWMSEHGRTPRINDEGGRDHWSRVYSIALAGGGVPRGQVIGSSDDLGGDVRDNPVSPKDILATIYHLLGIDAGTIIHDGLGRPFPIAGTGTVRSELI